One Romboutsia sp. 13368 genomic window carries:
- a CDS encoding serine/threonine-protein kinase — translation MNFIGNRYSILNIDENIEFDKLYKAKDLYENKIVLLKVINYNNNICGDLVENLIDESTTLQAMHSPYILNMINIGVDYKEDEMWYYMIYEYEKGTTLNNIIENNYLNLEDTISIATQILKGLQSAKEHGIYHGDLKPKNILVDKWYNIKILSFGITKANNGVNIRSGNDIKYLSPHQLCINYTDTESDFFALGLILFECIFKKLPFDKSNNEEEMLKIIDKGINFRQVEATDENKELLNIIKKLLSRNNKYSSFTEVILDLSSIMYEKAEIKESLLIEEEKEEEIKYKEKIKPKRNKLLLVSTIIIIIFSVLATXXN, via the coding sequence TTGAACTTTATAGGAAACAGATACTCTATATTAAATATAGATGAAAATATTGAATTTGATAAGCTTTATAAAGCAAAGGACTTATATGAAAATAAAATAGTGTTATTAAAAGTAATAAATTATAATAATAATATATGTGGAGATTTAGTTGAAAACTTAATAGATGAATCTACTACACTACAAGCAATGCATTCACCATATATATTAAATATGATTAATATTGGTGTAGATTATAAAGAAGATGAAATGTGGTATTATATGATATATGAGTATGAAAAAGGAACTACTTTAAATAATATAATAGAAAATAATTATCTTAATCTAGAAGATACAATATCAATAGCTACACAAATATTAAAAGGGCTACAAAGTGCTAAAGAACATGGTATATATCATGGAGATTTAAAGCCTAAAAATATCTTAGTAGATAAGTGGTATAACATAAAAATATTAAGCTTTGGTATTACAAAAGCTAATAATGGTGTAAATATAAGATCAGGTAACGATATAAAATATTTATCTCCGCATCAATTGTGTATTAACTATACAGATACAGAAAGTGATTTTTTTGCATTAGGACTTATATTATTTGAGTGTATATTTAAAAAGTTACCATTTGATAAAAGTAATAATGAAGAAGAAATGTTAAAAATTATAGACAAAGGTATAAACTTTAGGCAAGTAGAGGCTACTGATGAAAATAAAGAGTTGTTAAATATCATAAAAAAACTTTTAAGTAGAAATAATAAATATTCTAGTTTTACAGAAGTTATTTTAGACTTGAGTTCTATAATGTATGAAAAAGCAGAAATAAAGGAATCATTGTTAATAGAAGAAGAAAAAGAAGAAGAGATTAAATATAAAGAAAAAATAAAACCAAAAAGAAATAAATTATTACTAGTATCAACAATTATAATTATTATATTTTCAGTTTTAGCTACATNNNNTAATTAA
- a CDS encoding NAD(+)/NADH kinase — protein sequence MKRVITINSNNLEKSIETKELLTKKLLENNFLVSSKLEENTELIISIGGDGSFLKTIQDFKFPSIPMIVINTGHLGFFAEFDPGEIDEFIDLYKNNDFIIQEVYPLKASICTKDNSKDIYAVNEIVIKSVCSRTLHLDLRVNENKIQTFSGDGMLVSTPIGSTAYNYSAGGSIIDPSLDTLQLTPLAPMNTIAYRSFTSSIVLSAKSTINIVPEYRFENSILVVVDGNEYRFNDITDINIVRSDIKLKLLRRSDFEFWKRASEKFLYEK from the coding sequence ATGAAAAGAGTTATAACTATAAACTCAAACAACTTAGAAAAATCAATAGAGACAAAAGAACTATTAACTAAAAAACTTTTAGAAAATAACTTTTTAGTAAGTTCTAAACTAGAAGAAAATACAGAACTTATAATATCTATAGGGGGGGATGGATCATTTTTAAAAACAATTCAAGATTTTAAATTTCCAAGTATACCTATGATAGTAATAAATACAGGTCACTTAGGATTTTTTGCAGAGTTTGATCCAGGAGAAATTGATGAATTTATAGATTTATATAAAAATAATGACTTTATTATACAAGAAGTATATCCTTTAAAGGCAAGTATATGCACTAAGGATAACAGTAAAGATATTTATGCAGTTAATGAAATTGTAATAAAAAGTGTATGCTCAAGAACTCTACATTTGGATTTAAGAGTAAATGAAAATAAAATACAGACTTTTAGTGGTGATGGAATGCTTGTATCAACACCTATTGGTTCAACTGCATATAATTATTCAGCTGGTGGTAGTATTATAGATCCAAGCTTAGATACATTACAGCTTACACCTTTAGCTCCTATGAATACGATTGCATATAGGTCATTTACTTCAAGTATTGTTTTATCTGCAAAATCAACTATAAATATAGTACCAGAATATAGATTTGAAAACTCTATATTAGTAGTTGTTGATGGAAATGAATATAGATTTAATGATATTACAGATATCAATATTGTAAGATCTGATATAAAACTAAAACTTCTTAGACGTTCAGATTTTGAATTTTGGAAAAGAGCATCAGAAAAGTTTTTATATGAAAAGTAG
- a CDS encoding MarR family winged helix-turn-helix transcriptional regulator encodes MVELIERFEAFTTYVTKTYKSIQKIKLSETESMGLKASHVMYMYHLGKNEEGLTPTELCKLCIEDKAAVSRIITDLTKKGFVKPAQVDSQRKYRTKFILTKEGIDMNKRINDAISIAVSKASNGLSDEDRETFYRVFSYVTNNLEMICDSYSQDK; translated from the coding sequence ATGGTTGAGCTTATAGAAAGATTTGAAGCGTTTACAACATATGTAACAAAGACATATAAGTCTATTCAAAAAATAAAACTTTCTGAAACAGAGAGCATGGGACTTAAGGCTAGTCATGTAATGTATATGTACCATCTTGGAAAAAATGAAGAAGGTCTTACACCTACAGAACTATGTAAACTTTGTATTGAAGATAAAGCAGCTGTATCTAGAATTATTACAGACCTTACAAAAAAAGGTTTTGTAAAGCCTGCACAAGTAGATTCTCAACGTAAATATCGTACAAAATTTATATTAACAAAAGAAGGTATAGATATGAATAAGAGGATAAATGATGCTATTTCTATAGCTGTAAGTAAGGCTTCTAATGGATTGAGTGATGAAGATAGAGAAACATTCTATCGTGTATTTTCATATGTTACAAACAATCTTGAAATGATATGTGACTCGTATTCACAAGATAAATAA
- a CDS encoding lysoplasmalogenase family protein: MIFALICTMIADVLLGINFYLGTITFAIGHILYFRSYSNLIKINRNDFKIGIIISVISLIIISSIPFLNFESAIMKSVCSIYAIIISFMIGKAISNLIKENNITNRIITIGSILFFISDFMLMLDVFGGISATGYLCLATYYPAQFILAFSIFAYANEDLLQEMEDVA; this comes from the coding sequence ATGATATTTGCATTAATATGTACTATGATAGCAGATGTATTACTTGGAATTAATTTTTATCTTGGTACAATCACATTTGCAATAGGTCATATATTATACTTTAGATCTTATTCTAATCTAATAAAGATAAATCGTAATGATTTCAAAATTGGTATAATTATATCAGTAATTTCACTAATTATTATATCATCTATACCATTTTTAAATTTTGAAAGCGCTATAATGAAAAGTGTATGCTCTATATATGCTATTATAATATCATTTATGATTGGTAAAGCTATTTCAAATTTAATAAAAGAAAATAATATTACTAATAGAATTATTACAATAGGAAGTATTTTATTTTTCATATCAGATTTTATGCTAATGCTAGATGTATTTGGAGGTATCTCAGCAACTGGTTATTTATGCCTTGCTACTTATTATCCAGCACAGTTTATACTAGCATTTTCAATATTTGCTTATGCCAATGAAGATTTATTACAAGAAATGGAGGATGTTGCATAA
- a CDS encoding ABC transporter ATP-binding protein: MDILKVSNLSKVYGSKVISNALKDIXFNIEDGEFVGIMGPSGSGKTTLLNLISTIDKPTSGKIILSSKEPHKLKGDELALFRRRELGFVFQDYNLLETLTIGENIVLXLTLENVPVKQQDEKLKKVSKILGIEHLLDKRTFEVSGGQAQRAAIARALINNPSIILADEPTGNLDSKAARNVMELLEKINNEDKVTTMMVTHDPVAASYCHRILFIKDGEIYNEIYKGDNRAKFYQEIMDVLSLLGGSK; encoded by the coding sequence ATGGATATTTTAAAAGTAAGTAACTTAAGCAAAGTATACGGAAGTAAGGTAATATCAAATGCATTAAAAGATATAARCTTTAACATAGAAGATGGAGAATTTGTAGGAATAATGGGTCCAAGTGGTAGTGGAAAAACTACCCTATTAAATTTAATATCAACTATAGATAAACCAACTTCAGGAAAGATAATTTTATCAAGCAAAGAGCCACATAAGTTAAAAGGAGATGAACTTGCCTTATTTAGAAGAAGAGAACTTGGATTTGTATTCCAAGATTATAACTTACTAGAAACTTTAACAATAGGTGAAAATATAGTTTTGYCATTAACTTTAGAAAATGTACCTGTAAAACAGCAAGATGAAAAATTAAAAAAGGTATCTAAAATACTAGGAATAGAGCATTTATTAGATAAAAGAACATTTGAAGTATCTGGTGGTCAAGCTCAAAGAGCTGCTATTGCAAGAGCTTTAATAAATAATCCATCTATAATTTTAGCAGATGAACCAACAGGAAATCTAGACTCAAAGGCTGCTAGAAATGTTATGGAATTATTAGAAAAAATAAATAATGAAGATAAAGTAACAACTATGATGGTAACTCATGATCCAGTTGCAGCAAGTTATTGCCATAGAATACTTTTTATAAAAGATGGTGAAATTTACAATGAAATTTATAAAGGTGATAATAGAGCTAAGTTTTATCAAGAGATAATGGATGTACTTTCATTATTAGGAGGTAGCAAATAA
- a CDS encoding FtsX-like permease family protein, whose translation MNFIQFALNNVKRNTKSYLGYFFSILISSTLLFSFRMFINHPDLDTSLFANYIIATMQVTEVIIYLFLSLFVFYSASVFLKSRNKDFGILYTIGISNKQVKKIIFIENLIINILASVFGIVIGLIFAKVVLIIISSLIGIEPLNFYISIKSIIIIILYFTLLSILTSYFTSFVVREDKVIKLLKGTQMPKPEPKSSPILAISCVVLLVFAYYMSVSVTESDLFYKIAPVTFMVIIATYLLFSQLSVFVINKVKANKRFYKKNTNMLFIANLHYKIKDNTRMXF comes from the coding sequence ATGAACTTTATACAGTTTGCTCTTAATAATGTAAAACGAAATACTAAATCATACTTAGGATATTTTTTTAGTATACTTATATCTTCAACATTACTTTTTTCATTTAGAATGTTTATAAATCATCCAGATTTAGATACTTCATTATTTGCTAATTATATAATAGCGACAATGCAAGTAACAGAAGTTATAATTTATTTATTTTTATCTCTATTTGTATTTTACTCAGCAAGTGTGTTTTTAAAAAGTAGAAATAAAGATTTTGGAATTTTATATACAATAGGTATATCAAATAAACAAGTTAAAAAAATTATTTTTATAGAAAATTTAATAATAAATATCTTAGCCTCAGTTTTTGGTATTGTAATAGGTTTGATTTTCGCTAAGGTAGTGCTAATTATAATATCTTCATTAATAGGAATAGAGCCACTAAATTTTTATATTTCAATAAAATCTATAATCATAATTATTTTATACTTTACATTATTATCAATACTAACTTCTTACTTTACATCCTTTGTAGTTAGAGAAGATAAGGTAATAAAATTATTAAAAGGTACGCAAATGCCAAAACCAGAGCCAAAATCATCACCAATATTAGCTATATCTTGTGTAGTTTTATTAGTATTTGCATACTATATGTCAGTTAGTGTAACTGAGTCAGATTTATTTTATAAAATAGCCCCAGTAACTTTTATGGTTATTATAGCAACTTATTTGTTATTTTCACAACTCAGTGTATTTGTTATAAATAAAGTTAAGGCAAATAAAAGATTTTATAAGAAAAATACTAATATGTTATTTATAGCAAACTTACATTATAAAATAAAAGATAATACAAGGATGYTWTTTTT